A single window of Grus americana isolate bGruAme1 chromosome 6, bGruAme1.mat, whole genome shotgun sequence DNA harbors:
- the SLC11A1 gene encoding natural resistance-associated macrophage protein 1 isoform X2, with product MSGSGPTMSSLEPGLTGSLNRGQAQTHGTGRSPVPLQHPGTQDQTYLDELISIPKDDRPGFSFRKLWAFTGPGFLMSIAYLDPGNVESDLQCGAVAGFKLLWVLLWATVLGLLCQRLAIRLGVVTGKDLGEICYLYYPKVPRVLLWLMIEIAIIGSDMQEVIGTAIAFSLLSAGRIPLWGGVLITIVDTLFFLFLDKYGLRKLEAFFGFLITIMALTFGYEYVTVRPGQAEVLKGIFLPYCPGCGREELLQAVGIVGAIIMPHNIFLHSSLVKTRAIDRSKKEAVQEANMYFLTESCLALFVSFLINLFVMAVFGEAFYHQRNEDVHNKCVNSSISHYAGIFPTNNETVSVDIYQGGVILGCYFGVAALYIWAIGILAAGQSSTMTGTYAGQFVMEGFLQLRWSRFARVLFTRSFAILPTVFVAIFKDVSHLTGMNDLLNVLQSILLPFAVLPVLTFTSLRPLMQDFTNGLLGKVVMTLITGLVCAINIYFVVDFLPTLRGLGYYIPLGLLLAAYVAFVAYLIWTCSIAHGAWFLDLGHHSRFSFGVSLDPPALAGTR from the exons ATGTCTGGATCGGGCCCAACCATGTCATCGCTGGAGCCAG GCCTCACTGGGTCCCTGAACCGGGGCCAAGCCCAGACTCATGGCACCGGCAGGAGCCCCGtgcccctgcagcaccctggtACCCAGGATCAGACCTACCTGGACGAGCTCATCAGCATCCCCAAGGACGACAGG CCCGGTTTCAGCTTTAGGAAACTCTGGGCTTTCACCGGTCCTGGGTTCCTCATGAGCATCGCCTACCTGGACCCAGGCAACGTGGAGTCAGACCTGCAGTGTGGGGCGGTGGCAGGGTTCAAG ctgctgtgggtgctgctgtgggccactgtcctggggctgctgtgccagCGCCTGGCCATCCGGCTCGGCGTGGTGACGGGGAAGGACCTGGGCGAGATCTGCTACCTCTATTACCCCAAG GTGCCCCGCGTGCTGCTCTGGCTGATGATTGAGATCGCCATCATCGGCTCTGACATGCAGGAGGTGATCGGGACAGCCATCGCCTTCAGCCTGCTCTCAGCTGGCCG CATCCCCCTCTGGGGTGGGGTCCTCATCACCATCGTGGAcaccctcttcttcctcttcctcgaCAAGTACG GGCTCCGCAAACTGGAGGCTTTCTTTGGCTTCCTCATCACCATCATGGCCCTGACCTTTGGCTACGAG TACGTGACGGTGAGGCCAGGGCAGGCGGAGGTGCTGAAGGGCATTTTCCTGCCCTACTGCCCGGGCTGCGGGCgagaggagctgctccaggctgtgGGCATCGTCGGCGCCATCATTATGCCCCATAACATCTTCCTCCACTCCTCCTTGGTCAAG ACACGGGCGATCGACCGGTCCAAGAAGGAGGCGGTGCAGGAGGCCAACATGTACTTCCTGACCGAATCCTGCCTGGCCCTCTTCGTCTCCTTCCTCATTAACCTCTTTGTCATGGCTGTCTTTGGCGAGGCTTTCTACCACCAGCGAAACGAGGACGTG CACAACAAGTGCGTCAACAGCAGCATCAGCCACTACGCCGGCATCTTCCCCACCAACAACGAGACGGTCTCTGTGGATATCTACCAGGGG GGCGTCATTCTGGGCTGCTATTTTGGGGTGGCGGCGCTGTACATCTGGGCCATCGGGATCCTGGCAGCGGGACAGAGCTCCACGATGACCGGGACCTACGCAGGGCAGTTCGTCATGGAG GGCTTCCTGCAGCTCCGCTGGTCCCGTTTTGCCCGGGTGCTCTTCACCCGCTCCTTTGCCATCCTGCCCACTGTCTTTGTGGCCATCTTCAAGGACGTCAGCCACCTCACAGGCATGAATGACCTGCTGAACGTCCTCCAGAGCATCCTG ctgcCCTTTGCCGTCCTCCCCGTCCTCACCTTTACCAGCCTGCGCCCACTCATGCAGGACTTCACCAACGGCCT cctggggaaggtGGTGATGACCCTCATCACGGGGCTGGTCTGCGCCATCAACATCTACTTCGTGGTGGACTTCCTGCCCACGCTGCGGGGCCTGGGGTACTACATCCCCCTGGGCCTGCTCCTGGCCGCCTACGTGGCCTTCGTCGCCTACCTG ATCTGGACGTGCAGCATCGCACATGGAGCCTGGTTCCTGGACCTGGGCCACCACAGCCGGTTCAGCTTTGGCGTCTCCCTTGACCCACCAGCCCTGGCTGGGACTCGGTGA
- the SLC11A1 gene encoding natural resistance-associated macrophage protein 1 isoform X3 — translation MSIAYLDPGNVESDLQCGAVAGFKLLWVLLWATVLGLLCQRLAIRLGVVTGKDLGEICYLYYPKVPRVLLWLMIEIAIIGSDMQEVIGTAIAFSLLSAGRIPLWGGVLITIVDTLFFLFLDKYGLRKLEAFFGFLITIMALTFGYEYVTVRPGQAEVLKGIFLPYCPGCGREELLQAVGIVGAIIMPHNIFLHSSLVKTRAIDRSKKEAVQEANMYFLTESCLALFVSFLINLFVMAVFGEAFYHQRNEDVHNKCVNSSISHYAGIFPTNNETVSVDIYQGGVILGCYFGVAALYIWAIGILAAGQSSTMTGTYAGQFVMEGFLQLRWSRFARVLFTRSFAILPTVFVAIFKDVSHLTGMNDLLNVLQSILLPFAVLPVLTFTSLRPLMQDFTNGLAAGVGQIPSLPSPFSSRRHVCLGKVVMTLITGLVCAINIYFVVDFLPTLRGLGYYIPLGLLLAAYVAFVAYLIWTCSIAHGAWFLDLGHHSRFSFGVSLDPPALAGTR, via the exons ATGAGCATCGCCTACCTGGACCCAGGCAACGTGGAGTCAGACCTGCAGTGTGGGGCGGTGGCAGGGTTCAAG ctgctgtgggtgctgctgtgggccactgtcctggggctgctgtgccagCGCCTGGCCATCCGGCTCGGCGTGGTGACGGGGAAGGACCTGGGCGAGATCTGCTACCTCTATTACCCCAAG GTGCCCCGCGTGCTGCTCTGGCTGATGATTGAGATCGCCATCATCGGCTCTGACATGCAGGAGGTGATCGGGACAGCCATCGCCTTCAGCCTGCTCTCAGCTGGCCG CATCCCCCTCTGGGGTGGGGTCCTCATCACCATCGTGGAcaccctcttcttcctcttcctcgaCAAGTACG GGCTCCGCAAACTGGAGGCTTTCTTTGGCTTCCTCATCACCATCATGGCCCTGACCTTTGGCTACGAG TACGTGACGGTGAGGCCAGGGCAGGCGGAGGTGCTGAAGGGCATTTTCCTGCCCTACTGCCCGGGCTGCGGGCgagaggagctgctccaggctgtgGGCATCGTCGGCGCCATCATTATGCCCCATAACATCTTCCTCCACTCCTCCTTGGTCAAG ACACGGGCGATCGACCGGTCCAAGAAGGAGGCGGTGCAGGAGGCCAACATGTACTTCCTGACCGAATCCTGCCTGGCCCTCTTCGTCTCCTTCCTCATTAACCTCTTTGTCATGGCTGTCTTTGGCGAGGCTTTCTACCACCAGCGAAACGAGGACGTG CACAACAAGTGCGTCAACAGCAGCATCAGCCACTACGCCGGCATCTTCCCCACCAACAACGAGACGGTCTCTGTGGATATCTACCAGGGG GGCGTCATTCTGGGCTGCTATTTTGGGGTGGCGGCGCTGTACATCTGGGCCATCGGGATCCTGGCAGCGGGACAGAGCTCCACGATGACCGGGACCTACGCAGGGCAGTTCGTCATGGAG GGCTTCCTGCAGCTCCGCTGGTCCCGTTTTGCCCGGGTGCTCTTCACCCGCTCCTTTGCCATCCTGCCCACTGTCTTTGTGGCCATCTTCAAGGACGTCAGCCACCTCACAGGCATGAATGACCTGCTGAACGTCCTCCAGAGCATCCTG ctgcCCTTTGCCGTCCTCCCCGTCCTCACCTTTACCAGCCTGCGCCCACTCATGCAGGACTTCACCAACGGCCT GGCAGCTGGAGTGGGACAGATCCCGTCACTGCCCTCTCCATTCTCATCCCGACGCCACGTCTG cctggggaaggtGGTGATGACCCTCATCACGGGGCTGGTCTGCGCCATCAACATCTACTTCGTGGTGGACTTCCTGCCCACGCTGCGGGGCCTGGGGTACTACATCCCCCTGGGCCTGCTCCTGGCCGCCTACGTGGCCTTCGTCGCCTACCTG ATCTGGACGTGCAGCATCGCACATGGAGCCTGGTTCCTGGACCTGGGCCACCACAGCCGGTTCAGCTTTGGCGTCTCCCTTGACCCACCAGCCCTGGCTGGGACTCGGTGA
- the SLC11A1 gene encoding natural resistance-associated macrophage protein 1 isoform X1, protein MSGSGPTMSSLEPGLTGSLNRGQAQTHGTGRSPVPLQHPGTQDQTYLDELISIPKDDRPGFSFRKLWAFTGPGFLMSIAYLDPGNVESDLQCGAVAGFKLLWVLLWATVLGLLCQRLAIRLGVVTGKDLGEICYLYYPKVPRVLLWLMIEIAIIGSDMQEVIGTAIAFSLLSAGRIPLWGGVLITIVDTLFFLFLDKYGLRKLEAFFGFLITIMALTFGYEYVTVRPGQAEVLKGIFLPYCPGCGREELLQAVGIVGAIIMPHNIFLHSSLVKTRAIDRSKKEAVQEANMYFLTESCLALFVSFLINLFVMAVFGEAFYHQRNEDVHNKCVNSSISHYAGIFPTNNETVSVDIYQGGVILGCYFGVAALYIWAIGILAAGQSSTMTGTYAGQFVMEGFLQLRWSRFARVLFTRSFAILPTVFVAIFKDVSHLTGMNDLLNVLQSILLPFAVLPVLTFTSLRPLMQDFTNGLAAGVGQIPSLPSPFSSRRHVCLGKVVMTLITGLVCAINIYFVVDFLPTLRGLGYYIPLGLLLAAYVAFVAYLIWTCSIAHGAWFLDLGHHSRFSFGVSLDPPALAGTR, encoded by the exons ATGTCTGGATCGGGCCCAACCATGTCATCGCTGGAGCCAG GCCTCACTGGGTCCCTGAACCGGGGCCAAGCCCAGACTCATGGCACCGGCAGGAGCCCCGtgcccctgcagcaccctggtACCCAGGATCAGACCTACCTGGACGAGCTCATCAGCATCCCCAAGGACGACAGG CCCGGTTTCAGCTTTAGGAAACTCTGGGCTTTCACCGGTCCTGGGTTCCTCATGAGCATCGCCTACCTGGACCCAGGCAACGTGGAGTCAGACCTGCAGTGTGGGGCGGTGGCAGGGTTCAAG ctgctgtgggtgctgctgtgggccactgtcctggggctgctgtgccagCGCCTGGCCATCCGGCTCGGCGTGGTGACGGGGAAGGACCTGGGCGAGATCTGCTACCTCTATTACCCCAAG GTGCCCCGCGTGCTGCTCTGGCTGATGATTGAGATCGCCATCATCGGCTCTGACATGCAGGAGGTGATCGGGACAGCCATCGCCTTCAGCCTGCTCTCAGCTGGCCG CATCCCCCTCTGGGGTGGGGTCCTCATCACCATCGTGGAcaccctcttcttcctcttcctcgaCAAGTACG GGCTCCGCAAACTGGAGGCTTTCTTTGGCTTCCTCATCACCATCATGGCCCTGACCTTTGGCTACGAG TACGTGACGGTGAGGCCAGGGCAGGCGGAGGTGCTGAAGGGCATTTTCCTGCCCTACTGCCCGGGCTGCGGGCgagaggagctgctccaggctgtgGGCATCGTCGGCGCCATCATTATGCCCCATAACATCTTCCTCCACTCCTCCTTGGTCAAG ACACGGGCGATCGACCGGTCCAAGAAGGAGGCGGTGCAGGAGGCCAACATGTACTTCCTGACCGAATCCTGCCTGGCCCTCTTCGTCTCCTTCCTCATTAACCTCTTTGTCATGGCTGTCTTTGGCGAGGCTTTCTACCACCAGCGAAACGAGGACGTG CACAACAAGTGCGTCAACAGCAGCATCAGCCACTACGCCGGCATCTTCCCCACCAACAACGAGACGGTCTCTGTGGATATCTACCAGGGG GGCGTCATTCTGGGCTGCTATTTTGGGGTGGCGGCGCTGTACATCTGGGCCATCGGGATCCTGGCAGCGGGACAGAGCTCCACGATGACCGGGACCTACGCAGGGCAGTTCGTCATGGAG GGCTTCCTGCAGCTCCGCTGGTCCCGTTTTGCCCGGGTGCTCTTCACCCGCTCCTTTGCCATCCTGCCCACTGTCTTTGTGGCCATCTTCAAGGACGTCAGCCACCTCACAGGCATGAATGACCTGCTGAACGTCCTCCAGAGCATCCTG ctgcCCTTTGCCGTCCTCCCCGTCCTCACCTTTACCAGCCTGCGCCCACTCATGCAGGACTTCACCAACGGCCT GGCAGCTGGAGTGGGACAGATCCCGTCACTGCCCTCTCCATTCTCATCCCGACGCCACGTCTG cctggggaaggtGGTGATGACCCTCATCACGGGGCTGGTCTGCGCCATCAACATCTACTTCGTGGTGGACTTCCTGCCCACGCTGCGGGGCCTGGGGTACTACATCCCCCTGGGCCTGCTCCTGGCCGCCTACGTGGCCTTCGTCGCCTACCTG ATCTGGACGTGCAGCATCGCACATGGAGCCTGGTTCCTGGACCTGGGCCACCACAGCCGGTTCAGCTTTGGCGTCTCCCTTGACCCACCAGCCCTGGCTGGGACTCGGTGA